In a single window of the Littorina saxatilis isolate snail1 linkage group LG3, US_GU_Lsax_2.0, whole genome shotgun sequence genome:
- the LOC138962092 gene encoding nucleoporin Nup43-like isoform X2 yields the protein MEEELLLREPELLCEARHPGDVSDLCFLTQDHIATASSTGSVLLYKHHTITQRVEAVQEWPDLHISGGRRCPCTCLATYGEDTMLSGGEDGRIAMLSPGQAAPVRVLEKADSCTINALAFLKQSEVLTVNSFGQLKLFDFRQNTDGPAQIFSATDDHWSLLCVDKHPGQLHVVATGSQDGTLTVWDLRQNRFPMTTLDAHQSSMWEVRFHPYHAEHLFTCSEDGSLWHWDASAHASLVASSGRPGGDEGPSGQQSPWLGLEASPKLEINSLICNKSLSVNSLDIEGGLLLCGTDSENIYTLSMPHLS from the exons ATGGAGGAAGAGCTGTTGCTACGGGAACCAGAGCTTCTGTGTGAGGCCAGGCACCCTGGTGATGTCTCAGACTTGTGT TTCTTGACACAAGATCATATTGCTACTGCATCATCCACGGGCTCTGTGCTTCTCTACAAACATCATACCATAACACAG CGGGTGGAAGCAGTACAAGAGTGGCCGGATCTTCACATCAGCGGAGGGAGACGCTGCCCCTGTACCTGCCTGGCAACGTACGGTGAAGACACCATGTTGTCTGGCGGAGAGGATGGTCGCATTGCCATGTTGTCGCCGGGACAAGCTGCTCCTGTCAGAGTGCTGg AGAAAGCGGATAGCTGTACAATCAATGCCTTGGCCTTCCTAAAACAATCAGAAGTGCTGACAGTGAACTCCTTTGGTCAGCTGAAACTATTTGACTTCAGACAGAACACAGATGGACCAGCACAGATTTTCTCAGC GACAGATGACCACTGGTCACTGCTGTGTGTGGACAAACACCCTGGTCAGCTTCACGTGGTGGCCACAGGCAGTCAGGACGGCACGTTGACCGTCTGGGACCTGCGTCAGAACCGATTTCCCATGACCACCCTGGATGCTCACCAGTCGTCCA TGTGGGAGGTTCGATTCCACCCGTACCATGCTGAACACCTGTTCACCTGCTCTGAGGATGGTTCCCTGTGGCACTGGGATGCCTCTGCTCATGCTTCTTTGGTTGCTTCCAGCGGTAGACCAG GTGGTGACGAGGGACCTTCAGGCCAGCAGAGTCCCTGGCTGGGACTGGAGGCGTCACCCAAGCTGGAGATCAACTCTCTCATCTGCAACAAGTCTCTCTCCGTCAATTCCCTGGACATTGAGGGCGGCCTTCTGCTGTGTGGAACAGACAGTGAGAACATCTACACCCTCAGCATGCCCCACCTCAGTTGA
- the LOC138961163 gene encoding uncharacterized protein: protein MADKNSKSKGKLVSLLSSPGKEKDKDKSKSKSKTRASVTSSQATSLILVTDPVTKKTERVSLDSTSPSPVFPTQERSTSPLSRSQTPRSSESVSREEILAMFATLKHDLVALLSAERPVAPLPPGVGGVASLSRLRPSATITSADLGPDFSGLVADSPAFSGGFAALAPPGSSASALGGVCGSPHLFGGSHLPAGPAYAFASPGSQTAPPRQYTVHHVAGALGSGEARQPAPLGSVSAVPASGGQAAASCLSSSGLQDSVGGHRPVALGPAAAVPGSSSQGVGSSGCPSGLPVGPARGLSSSTSGCAVAGTSGGGQRASGSGGSVPAIPSLVTHRLPAPTSGSAAAVPVVGGAVGGQFAALPSIVQPTLATSASVDGWVSGLPDPPSDGDQEGFGEEQEGDEDCSESVTPLRIPNKLGPTLELAAEITSRYFPEGVSADSTVVAPPPSALADFAGAGDTRAKFRFIESPSVPFVMAQVLADANTPYPLLAAHGEAPPSAQPWLASAQAGGGLPANSRRSRLPSRPHSLLSSFSLPTAPLPVTPELARLRQDGYSRDRTAVCTEQSLLGLEESGRSSLELTSLAETLIRSLTRAIASSIEPFRFRDDAIEADAAMLLAALAKVTDSQMTLAARLYSQVVFWRREAFLNGSRLTDKATIDSLRVSPFSEGALLGSRSLDALRQQTEEARDHHVVQLTELALKQHGNKPRSSAPAAGKSSGQKSSQAGRGGSRSRPYQRKPSFGKRGSGRKPNPQ from the coding sequence ATGGCGGACAAAAACTCTAAAAGCAAGGGCAAACTTGTTTCTCTGCTCTCTTCACCGGGGAAAGAGAAGGATAAGGACAAGTCTAAGTCTAAATCAAAGACGCGTGCCTCGGTAACTTCGTCTCAGGCTACGTCTTTAATTCTGGTTACTGACCCGGTGACTAAGAAAACAGAACGGGTTTCGCTCGACTCCACGTCACCGTCACCGGTCTTTCCCACGCAAGAACGCTCTACTTCTCCTCTCTCGCGCTCGCAGACGCCACGGTCTAGCGAGTCCGTGTCTCGAGAAGAAATTCTGGCAATGTTTGCTACCTTGAAGCACGACCTAGTTGCCTTACTTTCTGCGGAAAGACCTGTCGCTCCCCTCCCGCCTGGCGTGGGGGGGGTGGCCTCTCTTTCTAGGCTGCGGCCGTCAGCGACGATCACGTCGGCTGATCTCGGGCCGGATTTTTCTGGTTTGGTTGCGGATTCCCCTGCCTTTTCAGGGGGGTTCGCGGCCTTAGCGCCGCCCGGTTCCAGCGCTTCGGCGTTGGGCGGCGTTTGTGGGAGTCCCCATCTTTTTGGGGGCTCACACTTGCCTGCGGGCCCGGCTTACGCTTTTGCGTCGCCGGGTTCGCAGACGGCTCCTCCCCGGCAGTACACCGTCCATCACGTGGCGGGTGCGCTAGGGAGCGGCGAAGCGCGCCAGCCTGCCCCCCTGGGATCAGTTTCGGCTGTCCCGGCCTCTGGGGGGCAGGCAGCAGCGTCTTGTCTGTCCAGCTCTGGCCTACAAGATTCTGTCGGCGGTCATCGACCTGTAGCTCTTGGTCCGGCTGCCGCCGTTCCTGGTTCGAGTTCGCAGGGGGTAGGCTCCTCTGGTTGCCCCTCGGGGCTTCCGGTCGGGCCTGCCCGTGGGTTGTCGTCCTCGACTTCCGGTTGTGCTGTGGCAGGCACTTCCGGTGGAGGACAGCGGGCTAGTGGTTCCGGTGGCAGTGTCCCTGCTATCCCGTCCCTGGTTACGCATCGACTTCCGGCCCCGACTTCCGGTTCCGCCGCGGCGGTTCCGGTTGTCGGCGGTGCTGTTGGTGGACAGTTTGCGGCGCTTCCGTCTATTGTTCAACCGACTCTAGCCACTTCCGCTTCCGTGGACGGgtgggtttccggtttgccggaCCCTCCTTCTGATGGAGATCAGGAAGGTTTTGGAGAGGAACAGGAAGGGGATGAGGATTGCTCTGAATCTGTTACCCCTTTACGGATTCCCAATAAACTGGGCCCTACTCTGGAGTTGGCTGCGGAGATAACCTCACGGTACTTCCCTGAGGGTGTCTCCGCCGATTCTACTGTGGTCGCACCCCCTCCTTCTGCTTTGGCAGATTTTGCGGGCGCGGGGGACACGAGGGCGAAGTTCCGGTTCATTGAATCTCCTTCCGTCCCTTTTGTGATGGCTCAGGTGTTGGCGGACGCTAACACACCCTACCCTCTCTTGGCTGCTCATGGGGAAGCCCCCCCGTCTGCTCAGCCTTGGTTAGCCTCGGCTCAGGCAGGCGGCGGCCTCCCAGCTAATTCTAGAAGATCGCGGCTGCCTAGCAGGCCACATTCTCTTCTCTCCTCGTTTTCGCTGCCCACAGCTCCACTTccggtgactccggaactgGCTCGCTTACGGCAGGACGGTTATAGCCGAGATAGGACTGCCGTGTGTACGGAACAGAGTCTACTCGGGCTGGAGGAGAGCGGGCGTTCTTCCCTCGAACTGACCTCCTTAGCGGAAACGCTCATCCGGTCTCTCACGAGAGCCATCGCTTCGTCCATCGAACCTTTTAGGTTCCGTGACGATGCCATTGAGGCTGATGCTGCCATGCTCTTGGCGGCCCTCGCGAAGGTCACTGACAGTCAGATGACTCTTGCTGCTCGGCTCTACTCTCAGGTTGTGTTTTGGAGGCGCGAGGCTTTTCTTAACGGCTCACGCCTGACGGATAAGGCCACCATAGACTCTTTGAGAGTCTCTCCCTTCTCAGAGGGTGCGTTGCTGGGATCACGCTCTTTGGATGCCCTCCGGCAGCAAACGGAGGAGGCTCGTGACCATCATGTGGTGCAACTGACGGAACTCGCTCTTAAGCAGCACGGTAACAAACCACGGAGTTCTGCACCAGCTGCAGGCAAGTCCTCGGGGCAGAAGTCGTCTCAGGCAGGTAGGGGTGGTTCTCGTTCCCGCCCTTACCAGCGTAAACCTTCCTTTGGGAAGCGGGGGTCTGGGCGcaagcccaacccccaatga
- the LOC138962094 gene encoding uncharacterized protein encodes MAHVFHVEFGINDTPLTRALENGNYASAERIILDCVNPSCLDEGCYQRIPLHICLCGVDQDAERVTARNLYLARILIERGANINHRVPLFFGSEYLSPGKSCVQLLTDYYVDLTRTNGRYSQHLNENYGNWSSAVDVVVGMNKELLVSVEDILENVLDLIFIVLTNGGDPNIVDESRMTALHHVCMFSQDIRLLRLLCENGADLNAEDSHGNTPLLSLCDMATARMYDSFEDLSPCSEDSASSLIGPSAVNLQFLDYLIRMKDVDINHQNNVGRTALFHCMVRGDVEGASRLLHAGANPTLQGAVWETRKRKRDLSPLLAVFAGWPVQKKMIWVDPHHCITTATQPFAHLVDAGYFSRPEIEEELIYLMDTFLPELSHLRQHRSKLVHLLFGRTTCTLQQLAARQVFRQSLVDSTTSLQRILPVATFRQQFQPAELRQREVYEEYIGLVVNHTVLRALVSLLGLPTDTLLCLQVELLLQQLGLRLSAFFVERPEAGCALFDESDYPSSDYTVSEEGGDSDLEYW; translated from the exons ATGGCTCATGTTTTCCATGTGGAGTTTGGAATCAACGATACGCCTTTGACTCGTGCTCTGGAGAATGGGAACTATGCCAGCGCCGAGAGAATTATTCTAGATTGTGTCAACCCATCTTGTCTTGATGAGG GTTGCTACCAACGTATCCCTCTTCACATCTGCCTATGTGGTGTTGACCAGGACGCAGAGAGAGTGACCGCCCGCAACCTTTACCTTGCTCGGATATTGATAGAGAGGGGAGCCAATATCAACCATCGGGTGCCT TTATTTTTCGGTTCAGAATACCTGAGCCCAGGCAAGTCCTGTGTGCAGTTGCTGACTGACTACTATGTTGATCTCACTCGCACAAACGGACGCTACTCACAACACCTCAA tgaGAACTATGGCAACTGGAGCTCAGCGGTGGATGTGGTGGTGGGGATGAACAAGGAATTACTGGTCTCTGTGGAAGACATTCTGGAGAACGTCTTGGATCTCATCTTTATTGTTCTCA CTAATGGTGGAGACCCCAACATCGTGGACGAGAGTCGCATGACTGCTCTGCATCATGTCTGCATGTTCAGCCAAGACATTCGACTTCTCCGCTTGCTGTGCGAAAATGGGGCTGACCTCAACGCTGAAGACTCCCATGGCAACACGCCTCTGCTTTCTCTCTGTGATATGGCCACCGCGCGCATGTACGACAGCTTCGAGGACTTGTCTCCGTGCAGTGAAGACTCCGCCTCCAGTTTGATTGGTCCTTCGGCTGTCAATCTTCAGTTTCTGGACTACCTGATAAGAATGAAGGACGTTGAT ATCAACCATCAGAACAATGTGGGGCGAACAGCGTTGTTCCACTGCATGGTGAGGGGAGATGTGGAGGGGGCCTCCCGACTGTTGCATGCTGGTGCCAACCCCACTCTTCAAGGGGCCGTCTGGGAAACAAGGAAGCGAAAAAG AGACCTGTCCCCCTTGCTCGCAGTGTTTGCAGGATGGCCAGTGCAGAAAAAGATGATCTGGGTGGATCCTCACCACTGTATCACTACAGCGACACAGCCATTCGCACATCTAGTGGATGCAG GTTACTTCAGCAGACCGGAAATCGAAGAGGAGCTGATCTACCTGATGGACACCTTCCTGCCGGAACTCTCCCACCTGCGACAGCACCGCAGCAAGCTGGTTCACCTGCTGTTCGGACGCACCACCTGCACCTTGCAGCAGCTTGCAGCGCGACAGGTCTTCCGCCAGAGTCTGGTGGACAGCACGACGTCGCTGCAGCGAATTCTCCCGGTGGCCACATTCCGCCAGCAGTTTCAACCAGCAGAGCTGCGGCAACGAGAGGTGTATGAGGAATACATTGGATTGGTGGTTAACCACACAGTTCTGCGTGCGCTTGTCTCCCTTCTCGGCCTGCCTACAGATACCTTGCTCTGCCTGCAGGTGGAGCTGCTACTGCAGCAGTTGGGGCTGCGACTGTCAGCGTTCTTCGTCGAGCGGCCTGAAGCCGGCTGTGCCCTGTTTGATGAGAGTGACTATCCGTCGTCGGACTACACCGTGAGTGAAGAAGGTGGTGATTCCGACTTGGAGTATTGGTGA